Part of the Nicotiana sylvestris chromosome 5, ASM39365v2, whole genome shotgun sequence genome is shown below.
AACGTTCATATTCCTTTAAGGAATCGACAATATCATATATCAAGATAATATCTTATATGAATGGTATGTTATTGACAAATGGGAAATCATTAGGCTAGAGAAAATATTGGGTGGTATTCATACAATTTCCTCTTCTCTAATATCGATTACAGAAaatggaaagaagaaaaggaaggaaAGAGACTCTTTACATTTTGACTCTTGAACATGAAGATATACTATATATTGAAGAGGAAAAGAGAGATAAGAAAAAAGGTTTTTGGTACTTATAGAAGGCCTACAACTGGTGAATGTACAAAAATTAACTTGTCTTTGTTAGCACTACTAGTATAACCCCAATTTTGGCAAATGCTTTTCCTTCTTGGTTTTGCCTCTCCAAGCATAGTTATAATGTCTCTCATGGATGGCCTTTCTTTTGGAAGCTTTGCAGTGCAAAGAAGTGCAATCTTTAGAACAAGAAGCATCTCTTCTTGAACATGTTTACATTGACCAGCTACATCATGATCTAATGCTTCTTCTGATGCCTTGTTGTTCACTTTCCTTCTAACCCATTCTACAATGTCAATGGATTCTCCAAAAGAAGAGTCTAATGGCATTTTTCCGGTCAGAAGCTCCAAAAGCACTACCCCATAACTGTATATGTCGCTCTTCTCATCAACCTTCAATGTGTATCCATATTCTGCcaaaacaaaagagaaagaaaaatgaatgtcttaaaatatgaaataaaatcaTTTTAAGGTTCAAGAATTTTTTTTACCTGGTGCTATATAGCCATATGATCCTGCTACCATAGAGACAGTCTCATTCTTGTGAAGCATCATTCTCGCCAAGCCAAAATCTGCAATTCTTGCCTCAAAATCTGAATCAAGAAGAATGTTGCTTGACTTGACATCCCGATGTATGACTGGTGGATGGCAATCATGGTGAAGGTAAGCGAGGCCATGAGCAACACCAAGAGCAATGTTGTATCTCGACAACCAATCCACGAGCATTTTTGCAGCTTGTTTCCCATGTAAAGCAGCTCCAAGATTTCCATTAGGCATGTATTCAGATAACATCATGACATCAGTCTCATTGTGAAGATAGCCTAATAGCCTAACGATGTTCCTGTGACGAAGCTTCCCTAAAAGATCTACCTCTGCAAAGAGTTCTTCTCCTGCTTCAATGTCCCCATTTGTTCTCCATAACTTTTTAACTGCTACAACAGAATGTGGCCTCTGAATCTCAGCCTTGTAGACAATTCCATTGCCACCAATGCCTATCACATTTGACTCCTTTAGGCAAGTCAGAATATCAGAACTTGTGAAGTTAATCCTCTGAAATGCTACTAGCCTCCAAGGCCATTCTGAATTGTTCTTGCTGAACCGAAAATCTTTGAAGAAGCTGTTGCACAAGTACCATCTGTTATACATTGATCTTCCTGCTAGAACCATGATCCCAACAGCTATGATAACCGAGATCCCAACAATAAATCCCACGATTATGTGATTCACACGAGTCTTCCTCACGTTTGAAGTGGTGATTAGATTTTGAGAACACGGTGGAAGTATGCCACCACAAAGTCCAGCATTGCCTATTAGATCATTGGGATTAATGGTCATTAATATCCCATTGCTTGGAACTGGACCCTCAAGTTTGTTGTATGACAGATTAAGCATTTCTAGAGCTGGAGAACTACCAAAGTCCATTGGTATTTTTCCAACTAGGGAGTTGTTTGATAAATCAAGAATAGATAAAGTTGGCAATGTGGCAATGTGAGTTGGGATTTCACCACTGAATTGATTGTTGCTAAGATTAAGATTCACAAGCCTTTCACATGAAGCAATACTTTGAGGAACTTTCCCCGTGAAATGGTTGCTCGAAAGATCAAGCGACGAAAGGGATGGACAATCTTGGAGTTGGTCAGGAATGTTTCCTTTAAGATTGTTATTGGAGACTGCAAAGGTTTGCAGGCTAGGAATAGACAAAATGCTAGATGGCAAAGATGATTCAAGGTGGTTCGAGGAGACATCGATAAAAGAAAGTGTAGAAGACAAAGTGAAATCCTCAGGAATTTCACCAGTAAGATTGTTATTAGCCAATTCCAATCTTTGAAGCTTAGGAagagttccaaatccaattgggATTACACCTGAAAGAAGATTATTTTGGATTCTAACTCGGATGAGTGAAGAACAATTAGAGAGGCCTAATGGGATTGGTCCAGAGAAAgaattgttaaagagaataagCTTTGTTAGATTGCCAGAATCACACAAACCAAGAGGGATCTCACCTGTCAAGAAATTAGAAGAAACATCTAACCATTGCAAGGGAGATTTTTCCCCAAGATTCATAGGCAAAGAACCGTTTAAAGAATTTTGCCATAGTTCAAGTATCTCAAGATTTTCTAACTCACCAAGCTTTGTTGGAATAGGACCACTTAAGTTATTGCACATGAGATTTAGCAGCTGCAAATTCTTCAAACCTGCTAACTCATTCGGAATCTCCCCTGAAATGTTGTTATCAGAAAGATCCAAGTAAACTAAAGATGTAATATTTCCAACTTCAGCTGGAATCTTCCCTTCAAAACTATTCTGATACAAATACACAGTGGTCAGATTCTTCAACTTGCCTAATTCAGCTGGAATTTGACCACTTAAACTGCCAACAGCCAAGTCAAGATACTGAAGACTACTTAGATTACCAAACTCAGCTGGAATTGAACCTTCAAACTGATTGTATCCAAGAATTATAGTCTCTACAGCTTTCAATTCACCGAGCTCCCGAGGGATCTCTCCTGTAAGATTATTCCCTGATAGTCCAAGAAACTTCAAATTCTGAAGTTTCTTGAACGATAAAGGGATTGAACCTTCGAAGAAACTCCCTCGAAAATCCATGATTTCGAGCAATGTAGCATTGCCAAGATCCTGAGGGAGAAACCCCTCAAAGTTATTGCTAGAAGCATTGAGATATCTTAATCCAGAAGCCATTCCAAGACCTGAAGGGAACTTGCCAACAAAGTTATTTTGGCTCACATCAATGCTCTTTAAAGAAGTCAGATTGGCCAATGACTTTGGCAATGCAGTGGAGAAATCATTGCAACAAAGATTTAGTGAAGACAAACTCTTTAGCCCTTGAATTTGATCTGAAACTCTGCCACTGAGATTCATGTTTGACAAATCAAGATTATCTACAAAACCTTTGGAGTTGCACAAGACACCAGTCCATTTACAATGAACAGAACTTGAACTTGAGTTTCCATTGTTTGGCAAATTCCAGTCTTTGAGGTGATCCATTGGATCAACAAGACTGGACTTTAGTGCtaacaatgttgaaacttcatCACCATTTGATGAAACAATGAAAAAACCAATGAAAAATAACAAGAAAAAGAGATGATTTTTCATGGTTTGATCTTTTCACTAATTTTCTTCTCTGTGTTAATTCAGTTGTACAACATTCTTTTTTGGTTCTTGAGAACAAACTAATATGAAAGTGACCAAAATAACTTATACTACTATTTCATAAGAAGTAGTGTTAATCAGTTAGTTATCATGATTAACTAAAAATGGGACCCATATCTATCTGTATGcatgtttttttcttttatttcatttttgaggGGTAGGGGGTGGGGCTAGAGAGTAAGAATGTAATGATTAGACACTAATGAAGGGGGATTagtaattaaataataaatataattggGGAGTTCGTGAGGTCTTGGGAAATGGGATCTGAACCAGCTATTGATTTGTAGCTAATGACTGTAAAGGTTTTGGAGTTATTGAGAATGGAACCGACATTAAAACATGGGAAGGAATGTGTTTTCAGTGATTATTTTACCTATTTATGAAAAACATAATATTAacttgttttggttgttttgtacTTTGTCTCATAATTGTTCAAAGGTCAAACCATTCTGAATGAcagtcagtttttttttttttttttttaattctatgTCGATAAATACTATATATCACTGCACTGCTCTTTCAGTTTCTGTCAGTGCTGTGGTCTGTTTGGAAGAGAGTTGTGAGGAGCATAGTTTAATCAAATTCTGCTTTTATTTTCCCCTCATTTTAGACCTAAGGAAATTCTACTTTTAGCTAGCGTTGGGCCTTAGATTTGGTTAAATTTGAAATACTGAATTTTTGAAGATGAGAAGAAAAATAagttttgaaatttgaaattatgtttgaacatgcatttttttcgaaatcagcatTTATTCATAAttttgaagatgcatt
Proteins encoded:
- the LOC104232149 gene encoding leucine-rich repeat receptor-like protein kinase PXL1 — translated: MKNHLFFLLFFIGFFIVSSNGDEVSTLLALKSSLVDPMDHLKDWNLPNNGNSSSSSVHCKWTGVLCNSKGFVDNLDLSNMNLSGRVSDQIQGLKSLSSLNLCCNDFSTALPKSLANLTSLKSIDVSQNNFVGKFPSGLGMASGLRYLNASSNNFEGFLPQDLGNATLLEIMDFRGSFFEGSIPLSFKKLQNLKFLGLSGNNLTGEIPRELGELKAVETIILGYNQFEGSIPAEFGNLSSLQYLDLAVGSLSGQIPAELGKLKNLTTVYLYQNSFEGKIPAEVGNITSLVYLDLSDNNISGEIPNELAGLKNLQLLNLMCNNLSGPIPTKLGELENLEILELWQNSLNGSLPMNLGEKSPLQWLDVSSNFLTGEIPLGLCDSGNLTKLILFNNSFSGPIPLGLSNCSSLIRVRIQNNLLSGVIPIGFGTLPKLQRLELANNNLTGEIPEDFTLSSTLSFIDVSSNHLESSLPSSILSIPSLQTFAVSNNNLKGNIPDQLQDCPSLSSLDLSSNHFTGKVPQSIASCERLVNLNLSNNQFSGEIPTHIATLPTLSILDLSNNSLVGKIPMDFGSSPALEMLNLSYNKLEGPVPSNGILMTINPNDLIGNAGLCGGILPPCSQNLITTSNVRKTRVNHIIVGFIVGISVIIAVGIMVLAGRSMYNRWYLCNSFFKDFRFSKNNSEWPWRLVAFQRINFTSSDILTCLKESNVIGIGGNGIVYKAEIQRPHSVVAVKKLWRTNGDIEAGEELFAEVDLLGKLRHRNIVRLLGYLHNETDVMMLSEYMPNGNLGAALHGKQAAKMLVDWLSRYNIALGVAHGLAYLHHDCHPPVIHRDVKSSNILLDSDFEARIADFGLARMMLHKNETVSMVAGSYGYIAPEYGYTLKVDEKSDIYSYGVVLLELLTGKMPLDSSFGESIDIVEWVRRKVNNKASEEALDHDVAGQCKHVQEEMLLVLKIALLCTAKLPKERPSMRDIITMLGEAKPRRKSICQNWGYTSSANKDKLIFVHSPVVGLL